A part of Amphiprion ocellaris isolate individual 3 ecotype Okinawa chromosome 16, ASM2253959v1, whole genome shotgun sequence genomic DNA contains:
- the mea1 gene encoding male-enhanced antigen 1, with translation MEVSAMGPERVFPTSEEEGGEEERPVGGAVWSGGEEEEEEEEGGGGYYYQPLNQEPSEAPEDEEEERGDAAEQLQQVQQRIEVMGLHLPEAPPPDSDEEEDPGGAVAQRSRASIPMDADHVELVKRTMASVALPSLGVPPWAREISDDQWKDVVQHTLQSRQNASALRLPRRSNLPGP, from the exons ATGGAAGTGTCTGCAATGGGACCAGAGCGAGTGTTTCCGACCtctgaggaggaggggggggagGAGGAGCGTCCTGTGGGGGGGGCGGTGTGGAgcgggggggaggaggaggaggaggaggaggaggggggaggggggTACTACTACCAGCCTCTGAACCAGGAGCCCAGCGAGGCCccggaggatgaggaggaggagcgagGAGACGCCGCTGAGCAGCTGCAACAGGTGCAGCAGCGCATAGAG GTGATGGGGCTCCACCTTCCTGAAGCTCCGCCTCCAGATAGCGATGAGGAGGAGGACCCTGGGGGGGCGGTGGCTCAGAGGAGCCGCGCCTCCATCCCCATGGACGCAG ACCACGTGGAGCTGGTGAAGAGGACGATGGCGTCCGTGGCGCTGCCGTCTCTGGGCGTCCCTCCGTGGGCACGAGAAATCTCAGACGACCAATGGAAGGACGTGGTGCAGCACACGCTGCAAAGCCGGCAGAACGCCTCTGCCCTGCGGCTGCCACGCCGCAGCAACCTCCCCGGGCCCTGA
- the lrrc73 gene encoding leucine-rich repeat-containing protein 73 isoform X3, with the protein MMTSACDGSPACPRMLPASIQITGELLSAAEVQDICESLKEDSVRLLSVRGCQLSDRDFGRVCRSVAESHSIAQLNLNLGVVSSVGRTRHLADALKTNRSLQTLFLHGSPLLDAGLVTLNAALSTHPTLVCLDLGDCMLGDQALGLICGMLPPDGAKSGLRELTLSANPGISSKGWARLSIAVAHSSQLRVLNLDYNQLGDQIAGMLAVAVASSRTLEVLDLEGTGLTNHSAQVFLDMVENYPTSLRVLVLAENDISPELQQQIVDLLSDGDEDEDREAMPLPTGPTSSSALQPIRDKYQPLRDKYQPIRDKYQPLTWLPHSNSALPTVLLTSGLGESLLAETEM; encoded by the exons ATGATGACATCAGCGTGTGACGGATCCCCCGC GTGTCCCAGGATGCTGCCGGCCTCCATCCAGATCACAGGTGAGTTGCTGTCGGCAGCGGAGGTGCAGGACATCTGTGAGAGCCTGAAGGAGGACAGCGTCCGGCTGCTGTCCGTCCGCGGCTGTCAGCTGTCCGACCGTGATTTCGGACGCGTTTGTCGCAGCGTCGCAGAGTCGCATTCCATCGCGCAGCTCAACCTGAACCTGGGCGTGGTCTCCAGCGTGGGCCGGACCCGACACCTGGCTGACGCCCTGAAGACCAACCGCTCCCTGCAGACGCTGTT CCTCCACGGCAGCCCCCTACTGGATGCCGGTCTGGTGACCCTGAACGCCGCCCTGTCCACCCACCCGACGCTGGTCTGCCTGGACCTGGGGGACTGCATGCTGGGAGACCAGGCTCTGGGACtgatctgtgggatgctgccgCCAGATGGAGCAAAGTCAG ggttGAGGGAGCTCACTCTGAGCGCTAACCCAGGAATCAGCTCCAAAGGTTGGGCTCGTCTCTCCATCGCTGTGGCTCACAGCTCTCAGCTCCGAGTTCTGAACCTGGACTACAACCAACTgg GTGATCAGATTGCAGGAATGCTGGCAGTTGCCGTGGCGTCCAGCAGAACCCTGGAGGTTCTGGACCTGGAAGGAACTGGACTGACCAACCACTCAGCACAG GTGTTCCTGGACATGGTGGAGAACTACCCCACCAGCCTGAGGGTTCTAGTTCTGGCCGAGAACGACATCAgtccagagctgcagcagcagatcgTGGACCTGCTGTCTGACGGGGACGAGGACGAGGACAGGGAGGCCATGCCCCTCCCCACAGGCCCCACCTCCAGCAGCGccctgcagccaatcagagacaaGTACCAGCCCCTCAGAGACAAgtaccagccaatcagagacaAGTACCAGCCCCTCACCTGGCTCCCCCACAGCA ACTCCGCCCTCCCGACAGTCTTGCTGACATCAGGTCTCGGTGAGAGCTTATTGGCTGAGACTGAGATGTGA
- the lrrc73 gene encoding leucine-rich repeat-containing protein 73 isoform X1: MMTSACDGSPACPRMLPASIQITGELLSAAEVQDICESLKEDSVRLLSVRGCQLSDRDFGRVCRSVAESHSIAQLNLNLGVVSSVGRTRHLADALKTNRSLQTLFLHGSPLLDAGLVTLNAALSTHPTLVCLDLGDCMLGDQALGLICGMLPPDGAKSGLRELTLSANPGISSKGWARLSIAVAHSSQLRVLNLDYNQLGDQIAGMLAVAVASSRTLEVLDLEGTGLTNHSAQVDQSQSPILLLLSSQWYQVFLDMVENYPTSLRVLVLAENDISPELQQQIVDLLSDGDEDEDREAMPLPTGPTSSSALQPIRDKYQPLRDKYQPIRDKYQPLTWLPHSNSALPTVLLTSGLGESLLAETEM; the protein is encoded by the exons ATGATGACATCAGCGTGTGACGGATCCCCCGC GTGTCCCAGGATGCTGCCGGCCTCCATCCAGATCACAGGTGAGTTGCTGTCGGCAGCGGAGGTGCAGGACATCTGTGAGAGCCTGAAGGAGGACAGCGTCCGGCTGCTGTCCGTCCGCGGCTGTCAGCTGTCCGACCGTGATTTCGGACGCGTTTGTCGCAGCGTCGCAGAGTCGCATTCCATCGCGCAGCTCAACCTGAACCTGGGCGTGGTCTCCAGCGTGGGCCGGACCCGACACCTGGCTGACGCCCTGAAGACCAACCGCTCCCTGCAGACGCTGTT CCTCCACGGCAGCCCCCTACTGGATGCCGGTCTGGTGACCCTGAACGCCGCCCTGTCCACCCACCCGACGCTGGTCTGCCTGGACCTGGGGGACTGCATGCTGGGAGACCAGGCTCTGGGACtgatctgtgggatgctgccgCCAGATGGAGCAAAGTCAG ggttGAGGGAGCTCACTCTGAGCGCTAACCCAGGAATCAGCTCCAAAGGTTGGGCTCGTCTCTCCATCGCTGTGGCTCACAGCTCTCAGCTCCGAGTTCTGAACCTGGACTACAACCAACTgg GTGATCAGATTGCAGGAATGCTGGCAGTTGCCGTGGCGTCCAGCAGAACCCTGGAGGTTCTGGACCTGGAAGGAACTGGACTGACCAACCACTCAGCACAGGTCGACCAATCACAGAGCCCcattcttcttctgctctcatCACAGTGGTACCAG GTGTTCCTGGACATGGTGGAGAACTACCCCACCAGCCTGAGGGTTCTAGTTCTGGCCGAGAACGACATCAgtccagagctgcagcagcagatcgTGGACCTGCTGTCTGACGGGGACGAGGACGAGGACAGGGAGGCCATGCCCCTCCCCACAGGCCCCACCTCCAGCAGCGccctgcagccaatcagagacaaGTACCAGCCCCTCAGAGACAAgtaccagccaatcagagacaAGTACCAGCCCCTCACCTGGCTCCCCCACAGCA ACTCCGCCCTCCCGACAGTCTTGCTGACATCAGGTCTCGGTGAGAGCTTATTGGCTGAGACTGAGATGTGA
- the lrrc73 gene encoding leucine-rich repeat-containing protein 73 isoform X2 — MLPASIQITGELLSAAEVQDICESLKEDSVRLLSVRGCQLSDRDFGRVCRSVAESHSIAQLNLNLGVVSSVGRTRHLADALKTNRSLQTLFLHGSPLLDAGLVTLNAALSTHPTLVCLDLGDCMLGDQALGLICGMLPPDGAKSGLRELTLSANPGISSKGWARLSIAVAHSSQLRVLNLDYNQLGDQIAGMLAVAVASSRTLEVLDLEGTGLTNHSAQVDQSQSPILLLLSSQWYQVFLDMVENYPTSLRVLVLAENDISPELQQQIVDLLSDGDEDEDREAMPLPTGPTSSSALQPIRDKYQPLRDKYQPIRDKYQPLTWLPHSNSALPTVLLTSGLGESLLAETEM; from the exons ATGCTGCCGGCCTCCATCCAGATCACAGGTGAGTTGCTGTCGGCAGCGGAGGTGCAGGACATCTGTGAGAGCCTGAAGGAGGACAGCGTCCGGCTGCTGTCCGTCCGCGGCTGTCAGCTGTCCGACCGTGATTTCGGACGCGTTTGTCGCAGCGTCGCAGAGTCGCATTCCATCGCGCAGCTCAACCTGAACCTGGGCGTGGTCTCCAGCGTGGGCCGGACCCGACACCTGGCTGACGCCCTGAAGACCAACCGCTCCCTGCAGACGCTGTT CCTCCACGGCAGCCCCCTACTGGATGCCGGTCTGGTGACCCTGAACGCCGCCCTGTCCACCCACCCGACGCTGGTCTGCCTGGACCTGGGGGACTGCATGCTGGGAGACCAGGCTCTGGGACtgatctgtgggatgctgccgCCAGATGGAGCAAAGTCAG ggttGAGGGAGCTCACTCTGAGCGCTAACCCAGGAATCAGCTCCAAAGGTTGGGCTCGTCTCTCCATCGCTGTGGCTCACAGCTCTCAGCTCCGAGTTCTGAACCTGGACTACAACCAACTgg GTGATCAGATTGCAGGAATGCTGGCAGTTGCCGTGGCGTCCAGCAGAACCCTGGAGGTTCTGGACCTGGAAGGAACTGGACTGACCAACCACTCAGCACAGGTCGACCAATCACAGAGCCCcattcttcttctgctctcatCACAGTGGTACCAG GTGTTCCTGGACATGGTGGAGAACTACCCCACCAGCCTGAGGGTTCTAGTTCTGGCCGAGAACGACATCAgtccagagctgcagcagcagatcgTGGACCTGCTGTCTGACGGGGACGAGGACGAGGACAGGGAGGCCATGCCCCTCCCCACAGGCCCCACCTCCAGCAGCGccctgcagccaatcagagacaaGTACCAGCCCCTCAGAGACAAgtaccagccaatcagagacaAGTACCAGCCCCTCACCTGGCTCCCCCACAGCA ACTCCGCCCTCCCGACAGTCTTGCTGACATCAGGTCTCGGTGAGAGCTTATTGGCTGAGACTGAGATGTGA
- the dlk2 gene encoding protein delta homolog 2 encodes MSDTRIGSGMSRPVHLRRCNLWKNDPALFPGSPETGLRVRPTATGRKSRAPAGRRSAAANMLPLRAAVVLLLSLIVSTCTGEGGDCSCDISNSRCDEFGVCRCDPGWDGERCNRCVPTPGCVHGSCDQPWQCVCTSGWAGRFCDRDLSVCSRLQPCHNGATCVMEDSGDFTCLCPEGFHGPTCQRRAGPCYLNRSACKNGGQCEDADGFASELTCRCLAGFTGRRCEVDVDDCAMKPCANGATCLDGVNRFSCVCPAGFSGRFCSVNLDDCASRPCLNAGRCLDGAGGFRCVCRPGFSGAACETPWRSRESRTTLDWAGGGTRSAAITSGGGNSSRHGDRLLKVTVSERGGCGPSEPQLIVLLVLAATTLGAVALTATLVLQGHCRNCGHAPRWSSLTSSRRSRRRAQERHISFLNAAELEKKKLNVV; translated from the exons ATGTCAGACACACGGATCGGATCAGGCATGTCGCGTCCTGTCCACCTCCGTCGCTGTAATCTCTGGAAAAATGATCCTGCCTTGTTTCCTGGCAGCCCAGAGACCGGGCTGAGAGTCCGACCGACGGCGACCGGGAGGAAGTCCAGAGCTCCGGCAG GTCGTCGTTCTGCTGCAGCCAACATGTTGCCGCTCAGAGCTGCAGTCGTCCTGCTGCTGAGCCTCATCGTCTCTACCTGCACAGGTGAAG GAGGAGACTGCAGCTGTGACATCAGCAACAGCCGCTGCGACGAGTTCGGAGTCTGCAG GTGTGACCCCGGCTGGGACGGAGAGCGTTGCAACCGCTGCGTTCCGACGCCGGGTTGCGTCCACGGTTCCTGCGACCAGCCATGgcagtgtgtgtgcacgtcGGGGTGGGCGGGGCGGTTCTGTGATAGAG ATCTGAGCGTCTGCTCGCGGCTGCAGCCGTGTCACAACGGCGCCACCTGTGTGATGGAGGACAGCGGAGACTTCACCTGTCTCTGTCCTGAAGGTTTCCATGGTCCAACCTGCCAGAGGAGGGCGGGGCCTTGTTACCTGAACAG GTCTGCGTGTAAAAATGGTGGTCAGTGTGAGGACGCTGACGGCTTTGCGTCAGAGCTGACGTGTCGCTGCCTCGCCGGCTTCACGGGTCGGCGCTGTGAGGTCGATGTGGATGACTGTGCGATGAAACCGTGTGCTAACGGCGCCACCTGCCTGGACGGCGTGAACCGTTTCTCATGCGTGTGCCCGGCCGGCTTCAGCGGACGTTTCTGCTCCGTGAACCTGGACGACTGCGCCAGCCGGCCATGTCTGAACGCCGGCCGCTGCCTGGATGGCGCCGGAGGCTTCCGCTGCGTCTGCCGGCCTGGTTTCAGCGGCGCCGCCTGCGAGACGCCGTGGAGGAGCCGCGAGAGCCGGACCACGCTGGACTGGGCTGGAGGTGGGACGAGGAGTGCCGCCATCACTAGCGGGGGCGGGAACAGCAGTCGTCATGGCGACAGGCTGCTGAAGGTGACGGTGAGCGAACGCGGCGGCTGCGGCCCGTCGGAGCCACAGCTCATCGTCCTGCTGGTGCTGGCGGCCACCACACTGGGCGCTGTGGCGCTGACTGCCACCCTCGTGCTGCAGGGTCACTGCAGGAACTGTGGACACGCCCCCCGCTGGTCATCACTGACATCATCACGGCGCAGCAGGCGGCGAGCGCAGGAACGTCATATCAGCTTCCTGAATGCAGCAGAACTGGAGAAGAAGAAACTCAATGTGGTTTAG